A stretch of Geomonas oryzisoli DNA encodes these proteins:
- a CDS encoding NADH-quinone oxidoreductase subunit C — translation MAENNRAVVKLKERFADALLEYKEHRGEVTVTVKKESILEVLKCLRDDLRYNFLSDVTAVDYLGQEPRFMVVYHLLSIPNKDRVRVKAPVTEADCSIDSATALWNSANWLEREAYDLFGINFKNHPNLVRILMTDDWVGHPLRKDYPLQGPDREPYKGRLS, via the coding sequence ATGGCAGAAAATAATCGCGCTGTAGTGAAGCTGAAGGAGCGTTTCGCGGATGCCCTGCTCGAATACAAGGAGCATCGCGGCGAGGTGACGGTGACCGTGAAGAAGGAGAGCATCCTCGAGGTACTGAAGTGCCTTAGGGACGACCTGCGCTACAACTTCTTGTCCGACGTTACCGCCGTCGACTATCTGGGTCAGGAGCCGCGTTTCATGGTGGTCTACCACCTCCTCTCCATCCCCAACAAGGACCGCGTCAGGGTCAAGGCGCCGGTGACCGAGGCGGACTGCTCCATCGATTCCGCCACCGCCCTGTGGAACTCCGCCAACTGGCTGGAGCGCGAGGCGTACGACCTGTTCGGCATCAACTTCAAGAACCACCCGAACCTGGTGCGCATCTTGATGACCGACGACTGGGTCGGGCACCCGCTCCGGAAGGACTACCCGCTCCAGGGACCCGACCGCGAGCCGTACAAAGGGCGTCTGTCGTAA
- a CDS encoding NADH-quinone oxidoreductase subunit B, producing the protein MGVNQPLGDNIITTSLDSLVNWARKSSIWPMTFGLACCAIEMMATGAAKHDLDRFGIIFRASPRQADCIIIAGTVTKKMLPVIKTVYEQMPEPKWVVAMGACACSGGIFDTYSVVQGIDEALPVDVYIPGCPPRPEALLYGLMKLQDKIANEKNSFGSSIGLGERLEPAA; encoded by the coding sequence ATGGGAGTAAATCAGCCGCTGGGCGACAACATCATCACGACTTCCCTGGACAGCCTGGTTAACTGGGCCCGGAAGTCCTCCATCTGGCCGATGACCTTTGGTCTTGCCTGCTGCGCGATCGAGATGATGGCGACCGGTGCGGCCAAGCACGACCTGGACCGTTTCGGTATCATCTTCCGCGCCTCCCCGCGCCAGGCGGACTGCATCATCATCGCCGGCACCGTGACCAAGAAGATGCTCCCGGTCATCAAGACCGTGTACGAGCAGATGCCGGAACCGAAGTGGGTCGTCGCCATGGGCGCCTGCGCCTGCTCGGGCGGCATCTTCGACACCTACTCCGTCGTGCAGGGCATCGACGAGGCTCTCCCGGTCGACGTCTACATCCCGGGCTGCCCGCCGCGGCCTGAGGCGCTTCTCTACGGCCTCATGAAGCTCCAGGACAAGATCGCCAACGAGAAGAACTCCTTCGGTTCCTCCATTGGCTTGGGCGAAAGACTCGAACCCGCCGCTTAA
- a CDS encoding NADH-quinone oxidoreductase subunit A has translation MLGAYLPILVLVVIACLFGLGSVIFSSLIGQKKPSQVKLAPYECGCEPVGSARERFSIKFYLIAMLFILFDIEAVFMYPWAVLFKRLGMFGLVEMGLFIVILFVGYIYVWKKGALEWE, from the coding sequence ATGCTTGGTGCATATCTGCCAATCTTGGTGCTGGTCGTCATAGCGTGCTTGTTCGGTCTGGGGTCGGTGATCTTTTCATCGCTCATCGGTCAGAAGAAGCCGTCTCAGGTAAAGCTTGCACCTTACGAGTGCGGTTGCGAGCCGGTGGGCAGCGCACGCGAGCGCTTCTCGATCAAGTTCTACCTGATCGCGATGCTCTTCATCCTGTTCGATATCGAGGCCGTCTTCATGTACCCCTGGGCCGTCCTCTTCAAGCGCCTGGGCATGTTCGGCCTGGTCGAGATGGGTCTCTTCATCGTCATACTCTTCGTAGGCTACATCTACGTTTGGAAAAAAGGAGCACTGGAATGGGAGTAA